In a genomic window of Thunnus thynnus chromosome 16, fThuThy2.1, whole genome shotgun sequence:
- the LOC137199759 gene encoding CD209 antigen-like protein C, with translation MENPWRKTNFRHFLTRYEIFGQGGYTFPNYRLVILCLGLLNAVLLITAVTIGIKCAKVKEASLQVPHSAATELINELNYLSSNYSDVIEAEEEAKKALEAAIKNHEQLKLQIEQQKTINDGYQRQMEALRTEKINLQTNISALEGTCGKCLPGWVLLNTSCYFFSYSESRTVKKDWKDSRADCISRGADLVVIDNQEEQTFVSNSINSMRSGTDIWENGFWIGLTDTGTEGIWVWINNVTEVEQRYWMVGEPNDGHLGEDCGVTVPSPSNPWKTRYDGNCIIKELHWICEMASN, from the exons ATGGAGAATCCATGGAGAAAGACAAACTTCAGACATTTTCTTACTCGCTATGAAATCTTTGGACAAG GTGGATACACTTTTCCAAACTATCGACTGGTTATATTGTGTCTGGGGCTGTTGAACGCTGTTTTGCTGATAACTGCTGTTACTATTGGGATTAAGT GTGCCAAAGTCAAAGAAGCTTCCCTCCAGGTTCCCCACTCAGCTGCAACAGAGCTCATCAATGAGCTGAACTATCTCAGCAGCAACTACAGCGATGTGATTGAAGCTGAGGAGGAGGCCAAGAAGGCGTTAGAGGCAGCGATCAAAAACCATGAACAACTGAAGTTGCAAATCGAGCAGCAGAAGACCATCAATGATGGGTATCAGAGACAGATGGAGGCACTGCGCACAGAAAAGATAAACCTGCAGACCAATATATCAGCTTTGG AGGGAACCTGTGGCAAATGCCTCCCTGGATGGGTTCTTCTCAACACATCCTGCTATTTCTTTTCTTACTCTGAGTCCCGTACTGTCAAAAAGGACTGGAAAGATAGCAGAGCGGACTGTATCAGTCGTGGAGCTGATCTGGTTGTGATCGATAATCAGGAGGAGCAG ACATTTGTGAGTAACAGCATTAACAGTATGAGAAGTGGCACTGACATATGGGAGAACGGATTCTGGATCGGTCTCACTGACACAGGGACAGAGGGGATATGGGTCTGGATTAATAATGTCACTGAGGTGGAACAAAG GTACTGGATGGTTGGAGAACCAAACGACGGTCACCTGGGAGAGGATTGTGGTGTTACAGTTCCTAGCCCCTCTAATCCCTGGAAAACCCGGTATGATGGAAACTGCATCATTAAAGAGTTACATTGGATATGTGAAATGGCATCAAATTAG
- the LOC137200247 gene encoding CD209 antigen-like protein E isoform X2 yields the protein MTSNDDCSQDGKSLHHNTGNKGSMSTVRVGSRSLPMYPLLIMCLGLLNIILLLAAVVIGIYCGKVPEEYAPHQIKAQELFIEVKHLQAMQSEVIKAEEETHKALKKELSNLQALQLQLDRNKTLSDSFQSQIEALQVEKAILQSSTSDILASCGRCLPGWFLLNTSCYFHSKSESSLLKNWPDSRADCIHRGADLVVIDNLEEQVNLSEFLPKLDSRPSWRRQGGVWIGLTDIQTEGTWVWVNNVTQLDRRYWRQREHDNYGTLDEDCAALVNTDSPQEMWYDASCKENKEWLCEMVPNN from the exons ATGACTTCAAATGATGACTGCAGCCAAGATGGAAAATCATTACACCATAACACAGGAAACAAAG GATCTATGAGCACGGTCAGAGTTGGGTCCAGAAGTCTTCCCATGTATCCACTGTTGATCATGTGTTTAGGACTACTAAACATTATTCTGCTGTTAGCTGCAGTTGTTATTGGGATTTACT GTGGCAAAGTCCCTGAGGAATACGCTCCCCACCAGATAAAAGCACAAGAGCTCTTCATAGAGGTGAAGCATCTTCAGGCAATGCAGAGTGAAGTCATCAAAGCTGAAGAAGAGACACATAAAGCGTTAAAGAAAGAGCTCAGCAACCTCCAGGCACTTCAACTGCAGTTAGATCGGAACAAGACCCTCAGCGACAGCTTTCAGAGTCAGATTGAGGCACTGCAAGTGGAGAAAGCAATACTGCAGTCCAGTACCTCTGATATTT TGGCCAGTTGTGGTCGATGCCTCCCAGGATGGTTTTTATTGAACACATCATGCTACTTCCATTCTAAATCAGAATCCAGTCTTTTAAAAAACTGGCCAGACAGCAGAGCGGACTGTATCCACCGTGGGGCCGACCTGGTTGTGATCGATAACTTAGAGGAGCAG GTCAATCTTTCTGAGTTCCTACCAAAACTGGATTCAAGACCATCGTGGAGAAGGCAAGGGGGAGTCTGGATTGGCCTTACAGACATTCAGACAGAGGGCACTTGGGTATGGGTAAATAATGTAACGCAGCTGGATAGAAG ATACTGGAGACAAAGGGAGCATGATAACTATGGAACATTGGATGAGGACTGTGCAGCACTCGTGAACACGGATAGCCCTCAGGAAATGTGGTATGATGCAAGCTGCAAAGAGAACAAGGAATGGTTATGTGAAATGGTACCCAACAACTAG
- the LOC137200247 gene encoding C-type lectin domain family 4 member M-like isoform X1, translating to MMTAAKMENHYTITQETKVGLHYFNCPQNAFAKPSVSVVHFELTSKLSVCSGSMSTVRVGSRSLPMYPLLIMCLGLLNIILLLAAVVIGIYCGKVPEEYAPHQIKAQELFIEVKHLQAMQSEVIKAEEETHKALKKELSNLQALQLQLDRNKTLSDSFQSQIEALQVEKAILQSSTSDILASCGRCLPGWFLLNTSCYFHSKSESSLLKNWPDSRADCIHRGADLVVIDNLEEQVNLSEFLPKLDSRPSWRRQGGVWIGLTDIQTEGTWVWVNNVTQLDRRYWRQREHDNYGTLDEDCAALVNTDSPQEMWYDASCKENKEWLCEMVPNN from the exons ATGATGACTGCAGCCAAGATGGAAAATCATTACACCATAACACAGGAAACAAAGGTGGGCTTGCATTATTTTAACTGCCCTCAAAATGCTTTTGCCAAACCTTCAGTGTCAGTTGTCCACTTTGAGCTCACATCAAAGTTGTCTGTTTGTTCAGGATCTATGAGCACGGTCAGAGTTGGGTCCAGAAGTCTTCCCATGTATCCACTGTTGATCATGTGTTTAGGACTACTAAACATTATTCTGCTGTTAGCTGCAGTTGTTATTGGGATTTACT GTGGCAAAGTCCCTGAGGAATACGCTCCCCACCAGATAAAAGCACAAGAGCTCTTCATAGAGGTGAAGCATCTTCAGGCAATGCAGAGTGAAGTCATCAAAGCTGAAGAAGAGACACATAAAGCGTTAAAGAAAGAGCTCAGCAACCTCCAGGCACTTCAACTGCAGTTAGATCGGAACAAGACCCTCAGCGACAGCTTTCAGAGTCAGATTGAGGCACTGCAAGTGGAGAAAGCAATACTGCAGTCCAGTACCTCTGATATTT TGGCCAGTTGTGGTCGATGCCTCCCAGGATGGTTTTTATTGAACACATCATGCTACTTCCATTCTAAATCAGAATCCAGTCTTTTAAAAAACTGGCCAGACAGCAGAGCGGACTGTATCCACCGTGGGGCCGACCTGGTTGTGATCGATAACTTAGAGGAGCAG GTCAATCTTTCTGAGTTCCTACCAAAACTGGATTCAAGACCATCGTGGAGAAGGCAAGGGGGAGTCTGGATTGGCCTTACAGACATTCAGACAGAGGGCACTTGGGTATGGGTAAATAATGTAACGCAGCTGGATAGAAG ATACTGGAGACAAAGGGAGCATGATAACTATGGAACATTGGATGAGGACTGTGCAGCACTCGTGAACACGGATAGCCCTCAGGAAATGTGGTATGATGCAAGCTGCAAAGAGAACAAGGAATGGTTATGTGAAATGGTACCCAACAACTAG
- the LOC137200244 gene encoding serine/threonine-protein kinase Nek9 isoform X2 yields the protein MSLEDYERHLDSLSSDLGSGSVVSERSASSTFNGEEEKLHYIPIRILGRGAFGEATLYRRTEDNSLVVWKEVDLNSLSERERRDVMNEISILSILEHNNIIAYFNHFMDKNTLLIELEYCNGGNLYDKINQQKGKLFSEEVVIWYLYQIASAVAHIHKAGILHRDIKTLNIFLTKTDLIKLGDYGLAKKLDSEFSMAETCVGTPYYMSPELCQGAKYNFKSDIWAMGCVIFEVLTLTRTFDATNPLNLCVKIVQGNWTMEVNSDVYSSALIKLVYECLNQDPAKRPTAEQILDQPVIACCRQEFEEQVALLNSAMKKPKLSTVTETPVAVVTTRSREVYFWGGGKFTPQKLDSFKGGSSAQHVCAGESHFAVVTVEKELYTWANIQAGAKMVGQLGHGDQASYRQPKKVDKLQGKAIRQVACGADFTACVTDEDQMYMFGSDYYGCIGVEGELGMEILEPVLLEFFEERHVRQVSCGDNHVVVLTHSGEIYSWGCGEYGRLGLECEDDFSSPMQVELPKGATISAVSCSSDGTFFLTETGKVLACGNNEFNKLGLNQGISGLKNHPGEGYQGIPYITTLTLVKQLSRFKIQVIAPGKTHTAAIDERGRLITFGCNKYGQLGVKDFKKHQGVQVLVGPFGGKTVNKVSCGDGFTIAATEDNQIFAWGNAGNGRLGMPPDKGFGSEVCPAMPRPIFGSLHHVPDLSCRGWHTIIIMEKVLNSKTIRSNSSGLSIGLGQDGSTSTVDLEIEPGSETECRDRGLGVTGEADPEGCLMETPMMSMASQTGDSSCPFWLRKELEDAEFIPMPDGSQPFTPDQLSSFSKSVTLPYEEMKELTAAAAAAVSSKKGLSTKRMSCDKVNGLDEADSCKKGESGACCRASGEVAQLRETVAQQERRIQMLEKQVSEQQKENEKLWAAINRSTLREAGCENNGNHRSDRMSGDGGGGGGGGGRGGGFTNHGGRSAGASV from the exons ATGTCACTGGAGGACTATGAAAGACATTTGGACTCGCTGAGTTCAGATCTGGGCAGCGGGTCTGTGGTTAGTGAGCGATCAGCGTCGAGCACGTTTAATGGCGAAGAGGAGAAGCTGCATTACATTCCTATCCGGATCCTCGGGAGGGGGGCGTTTGGTGAAGCAACTCTGTACAGAAGAACAGAG GACAACTCTCTAGTGGTATGGAAGGAGGTGGACCTGAACTCGCTGTCAGAAAGGGAGCGCAGAGATGTCATGAACGAAATAAGCATCCTCTCCATTCTGGAGCACAACAACATCATAGCCTACTTCAATCACTTCATGGATAAAAACACTCTACTCATTGAGCTGGAATATTGCAATG GAGGGAATCTGTATGATAAAATCAACCAACAGAAGGGGAAACTTTTCAGTGAGGAG GTGGTCATATGGTACCTGTACCAGATTGCCTCAGCAGTGGCTCACATTCACAAGGCTGGGATCTTACACAG AGATATCAAAACTCTGAATATTTTCCTGACCAAGACTGACCTCATCAAGCTGGGTGACTATGGCCTTGCAAAGAAActagactctgagttttcaatGGCAGAGACT TGTGTGGGAACTCCATATTACATGTCACCTGAATTGTGCCAGGGAGCAAAATACAACTTCAAATCAGACATCTGGGCCATGGGTTGTGTAATTTTTGAAGTTTTAACTCTTACAAGAACATTTGATGCAACG AACCCTCTGAACCTCTGTGTGAAAATAGTCCAGGGCAACTGGACTATGGAAGTGAACTCGGATGTTTATTCATCTGCGTTGATCAAGCTGGTGTATGAGTGCCTCAATCAA GATCCTGCAAAGAGGCCCACAGCTGAGCAGATTCTGGACCAGCCAGTCATCGCCTGCTGCCGACA GGAGTTTGAAGAGCAAGTTGCACTGCTGAATTCAGCAATGAAGAAACCAAA ACTGAGTACAGTGACTGAGACCCCTGTTGCTGTGGTGACCACACGCTCGAGGGAGGTGTACTTCTGGGGTGGAGGGAAGTTCACCCCCCAGAAACTGGACTCGTTCAAAGGGGGCAGCAGTGCCCAACATGTGTGTGCGGGGGAGAGTCATTTTGCAGTGGTGACAGTGGAAAAAGAGCTGTATACCTGGGCT AATATCCAAGCTGGGGCAAAGATGGTGGGCCAGCTGGGGCACGGAGACCAGGCCTCGTACAGGCAGCCAAAGAAGGTGGATAAGCTCCAGGGGAAGGCTATTCGACAGGTGGCATGCGGGGCTGACTTCACAGCCTGTGTCACTG ATGAGGACCAGATGTACATGTTTGGGTCAGACTATTATGGCTGCATCGGAGTGGAGGGCGAGCTGGGCATGGAGATTTTGGAGCCAGTGCTACTGGAGTTTTTTGAGGAGCGGCATGTCCGTCAGGTGTCGTGTGGAGACAACCACGTGGTGGTCCTGACTCATAGTGGGGAAATCTACTCCTGGGGCTGCGGAGAGTATG gGCGTCTTGGCCTGGAATGTGAGGATGACTTCTCTTCTCCGATGCAA GTGGAGCTCCCCAAAGGCGCCACCATCTCCGCTGTGTCATGTAGCAGCGATGGAACCTTCTTTTTGACAGAAACTGGCAAAGTTCTAGCTTGTGGAAACAATGAATTTAACAAGCTAGGCCTGAACCAGGGGATCTCTGGTCTCAAAAACCACCCTGGAGAG GGTTACCAGGGGATCCCGTACATCACCACACTGACCCTGGTAAAGCAGCTGTCGCGGTTCAAGATCCAGGTCATAGCTCCAGGGAAGACCCACACCGCTGCCATCGATG AACGCGGTCGTCTGATCACCTTTGGGTGCAACAAGTACGGACAGCTGGGTGTTAAAGACTTTAAGAAACACCAGGGTGTCCAAGTCCTTGTTGGGCCCTTTGGGGGAAAGACAGTGAACAAAGTGTCTTGTGGAGATGGCTTCACCATTGCAGCCACTGAAG acaATCAGATCTTTGCATGGGGAAACGCCGGAAATGGGCGACTTGGAATGCCTCCTGATAAGGGATTTGGTTCAGAGGTTTGCCCTGCCATGCCAAGGCCTATCTTTGGTTCCCTTCACCATGTGCCAGACCTCTCTTGCCGTGGATGGCACACTATTATTATAATGG AGAAAGTGCTCAACTCTAAGACTATTCGCTCCAACAGCAGTGGACTGTCAATTG GGCTGGGACAGGACGGATCCACATCCACAGTGGATCTGGAAATAGAGCCCGGTTCAGAGACGGAGTGTCGTGACAGGGGTCTCGGGGTTACAGGGGAGGCTGATCCTGAGGGATGCCTCATGGAGACCCCAATGATGTCAATGGCAAGCCAGACTGGGGACAGTTCCTGCCCTTTTTGGCTTAGAAAG GAACTTGAGGATGCAGAGTTCATCCCGATGCCAGACGGCTCCCAGCCATTCACTCCTGACCagctctcctctttctctaAGAGCGTCACACTACCTTATGAGGAGATGAAAGAGTTaacggcggcggcggcagcagcagtcAGCAGTAAGAAAGGCCTATCG ACTAAAAGAATGAGTTGTGATAAAGTAAATGGGCTGGATGAGGCTGACTCTTGCAAAAAAGGAGAATCAGGTGCATGCTGCAGAGCAAGTGGCGAGGTTGCACAG ctgcGAGAGACAGTAGCTCAGCAAGAGAGGAGGATCCAGATGCTCGAGAAGCAG GTCAGTGAGCAGCAGAAGGAGAATGAGAAGCTCTGGGCGGCAATTAATCGTTCAACGCTACGGGAAGCAGGGTGTGAAAATAATGGAAACCACCGCTCTGATCGTATGTCcggggatggaggaggaggaggaggaggaggaggaagaggaggcggATTCACAAACCACGGGGGCAGATCTGCTGGAGCCAGTGTGTGA
- the LOC137200244 gene encoding serine/threonine-protein kinase Nek9 isoform X1, with translation MSLEDYERHLDSLSSDLGSGSVVSERSASSTFNGEEEKLHYIPIRILGRGAFGEATLYRRTEDNSLVVWKEVDLNSLSERERRDVMNEISILSILEHNNIIAYFNHFMDKNTLLIELEYCNGGNLYDKINQQKGKLFSEEVVIWYLYQIASAVAHIHKAGILHRDIKTLNIFLTKTDLIKLGDYGLAKKLDSEFSMAETCVGTPYYMSPELCQGAKYNFKSDIWAMGCVIFEVLTLTRTFDATNPLNLCVKIVQGNWTMEVNSDVYSSALIKLVYECLNQDPAKRPTAEQILDQPVIACCRQEFEEQVALLNSAMKKPKLSTVTETPVAVVTTRSREVYFWGGGKFTPQKLDSFKGGSSAQHVCAGESHFAVVTVEKELYTWANIQAGAKMVGQLGHGDQASYRQPKKVDKLQGKAIRQVACGADFTACVTDEDQMYMFGSDYYGCIGVEGELGMEILEPVLLEFFEERHVRQVSCGDNHVVVLTHSGEIYSWGCGEYGRLGLECEDDFSSPMQVELPKGATISAVSCSSDGTFFLTETGKVLACGNNEFNKLGLNQGISGLKNHPGEGYQGIPYITTLTLVKQLSRFKIQVIAPGKTHTAAIDERGRLITFGCNKYGQLGVKDFKKHQGVQVLVGPFGGKTVNKVSCGDGFTIAATEDNQIFAWGNAGNGRLGMPPDKGFGSEVCPAMPRPIFGSLHHVPDLSCRGWHTIIIMEKVLNSKTIRSNSSGLSIGSGLGQDGSTSTVDLEIEPGSETECRDRGLGVTGEADPEGCLMETPMMSMASQTGDSSCPFWLRKELEDAEFIPMPDGSQPFTPDQLSSFSKSVTLPYEEMKELTAAAAAAVSSKKGLSTKRMSCDKVNGLDEADSCKKGESGACCRASGEVAQLRETVAQQERRIQMLEKQVSEQQKENEKLWAAINRSTLREAGCENNGNHRSDRMSGDGGGGGGGGGRGGGFTNHGGRSAGASV, from the exons ATGTCACTGGAGGACTATGAAAGACATTTGGACTCGCTGAGTTCAGATCTGGGCAGCGGGTCTGTGGTTAGTGAGCGATCAGCGTCGAGCACGTTTAATGGCGAAGAGGAGAAGCTGCATTACATTCCTATCCGGATCCTCGGGAGGGGGGCGTTTGGTGAAGCAACTCTGTACAGAAGAACAGAG GACAACTCTCTAGTGGTATGGAAGGAGGTGGACCTGAACTCGCTGTCAGAAAGGGAGCGCAGAGATGTCATGAACGAAATAAGCATCCTCTCCATTCTGGAGCACAACAACATCATAGCCTACTTCAATCACTTCATGGATAAAAACACTCTACTCATTGAGCTGGAATATTGCAATG GAGGGAATCTGTATGATAAAATCAACCAACAGAAGGGGAAACTTTTCAGTGAGGAG GTGGTCATATGGTACCTGTACCAGATTGCCTCAGCAGTGGCTCACATTCACAAGGCTGGGATCTTACACAG AGATATCAAAACTCTGAATATTTTCCTGACCAAGACTGACCTCATCAAGCTGGGTGACTATGGCCTTGCAAAGAAActagactctgagttttcaatGGCAGAGACT TGTGTGGGAACTCCATATTACATGTCACCTGAATTGTGCCAGGGAGCAAAATACAACTTCAAATCAGACATCTGGGCCATGGGTTGTGTAATTTTTGAAGTTTTAACTCTTACAAGAACATTTGATGCAACG AACCCTCTGAACCTCTGTGTGAAAATAGTCCAGGGCAACTGGACTATGGAAGTGAACTCGGATGTTTATTCATCTGCGTTGATCAAGCTGGTGTATGAGTGCCTCAATCAA GATCCTGCAAAGAGGCCCACAGCTGAGCAGATTCTGGACCAGCCAGTCATCGCCTGCTGCCGACA GGAGTTTGAAGAGCAAGTTGCACTGCTGAATTCAGCAATGAAGAAACCAAA ACTGAGTACAGTGACTGAGACCCCTGTTGCTGTGGTGACCACACGCTCGAGGGAGGTGTACTTCTGGGGTGGAGGGAAGTTCACCCCCCAGAAACTGGACTCGTTCAAAGGGGGCAGCAGTGCCCAACATGTGTGTGCGGGGGAGAGTCATTTTGCAGTGGTGACAGTGGAAAAAGAGCTGTATACCTGGGCT AATATCCAAGCTGGGGCAAAGATGGTGGGCCAGCTGGGGCACGGAGACCAGGCCTCGTACAGGCAGCCAAAGAAGGTGGATAAGCTCCAGGGGAAGGCTATTCGACAGGTGGCATGCGGGGCTGACTTCACAGCCTGTGTCACTG ATGAGGACCAGATGTACATGTTTGGGTCAGACTATTATGGCTGCATCGGAGTGGAGGGCGAGCTGGGCATGGAGATTTTGGAGCCAGTGCTACTGGAGTTTTTTGAGGAGCGGCATGTCCGTCAGGTGTCGTGTGGAGACAACCACGTGGTGGTCCTGACTCATAGTGGGGAAATCTACTCCTGGGGCTGCGGAGAGTATG gGCGTCTTGGCCTGGAATGTGAGGATGACTTCTCTTCTCCGATGCAA GTGGAGCTCCCCAAAGGCGCCACCATCTCCGCTGTGTCATGTAGCAGCGATGGAACCTTCTTTTTGACAGAAACTGGCAAAGTTCTAGCTTGTGGAAACAATGAATTTAACAAGCTAGGCCTGAACCAGGGGATCTCTGGTCTCAAAAACCACCCTGGAGAG GGTTACCAGGGGATCCCGTACATCACCACACTGACCCTGGTAAAGCAGCTGTCGCGGTTCAAGATCCAGGTCATAGCTCCAGGGAAGACCCACACCGCTGCCATCGATG AACGCGGTCGTCTGATCACCTTTGGGTGCAACAAGTACGGACAGCTGGGTGTTAAAGACTTTAAGAAACACCAGGGTGTCCAAGTCCTTGTTGGGCCCTTTGGGGGAAAGACAGTGAACAAAGTGTCTTGTGGAGATGGCTTCACCATTGCAGCCACTGAAG acaATCAGATCTTTGCATGGGGAAACGCCGGAAATGGGCGACTTGGAATGCCTCCTGATAAGGGATTTGGTTCAGAGGTTTGCCCTGCCATGCCAAGGCCTATCTTTGGTTCCCTTCACCATGTGCCAGACCTCTCTTGCCGTGGATGGCACACTATTATTATAATGG AGAAAGTGCTCAACTCTAAGACTATTCGCTCCAACAGCAGTGGACTGTCAATTGGTAGTG GGCTGGGACAGGACGGATCCACATCCACAGTGGATCTGGAAATAGAGCCCGGTTCAGAGACGGAGTGTCGTGACAGGGGTCTCGGGGTTACAGGGGAGGCTGATCCTGAGGGATGCCTCATGGAGACCCCAATGATGTCAATGGCAAGCCAGACTGGGGACAGTTCCTGCCCTTTTTGGCTTAGAAAG GAACTTGAGGATGCAGAGTTCATCCCGATGCCAGACGGCTCCCAGCCATTCACTCCTGACCagctctcctctttctctaAGAGCGTCACACTACCTTATGAGGAGATGAAAGAGTTaacggcggcggcggcagcagcagtcAGCAGTAAGAAAGGCCTATCG ACTAAAAGAATGAGTTGTGATAAAGTAAATGGGCTGGATGAGGCTGACTCTTGCAAAAAAGGAGAATCAGGTGCATGCTGCAGAGCAAGTGGCGAGGTTGCACAG ctgcGAGAGACAGTAGCTCAGCAAGAGAGGAGGATCCAGATGCTCGAGAAGCAG GTCAGTGAGCAGCAGAAGGAGAATGAGAAGCTCTGGGCGGCAATTAATCGTTCAACGCTACGGGAAGCAGGGTGTGAAAATAATGGAAACCACCGCTCTGATCGTATGTCcggggatggaggaggaggaggaggaggaggaggaagaggaggcggATTCACAAACCACGGGGGCAGATCTGCTGGAGCCAGTGTGTGA
- the LOC137200245 gene encoding zinc finger C2HC domain-containing protein 1C-like, whose amino-acid sequence MNTHTRERRSPQEQCNVAGQRRCNVHTQAQHGVVPGGRAAGEDRPFPNKPVHHRRTLNPKMHDSLELHDFEKITISGQPRGPLSSQEHHSNGIRETTGSHHPRKDSPRVPNRELQMSRAIHAKELILQEKLWRAEDKIRQMIQRDSGGAAAAAASDDQKSEEERHDRGQVKSGKSLTKTRLREPAGGREMLKHERRPEDVKQLRKTQNQTNKEGIRKTHEEQGARWGGRETEVVQFERKGNKGPHVHIVSGELNRRKGEVVKAEQNKTSTNCDIWTREQNYKERKTVYGSHDDDDDDEELDRHHKSQQKTVHRLEATENHRGAGSKISEESSLPPVSSPSHSNRAQQRELRLTDSTDAGLQLLPCRICNRKFSHERLEKHVQVCQKVKQSHRQVFNSYINRTKGSAIEEFWKTHSKTPEDLKKKNQRQTHKVNMRTLHQGRPPAGTSQSKWSK is encoded by the exons atgaacacacacacgagaGAAAGGCGCAGTCCTCAAGAGCAGTGCAACGTCGCAGGACAAAGACGTTGCAATGTCCACACTCAAGCACAACATGGTGTTGTACCTGGTGGGAGAGCGGCTGGAGAAGACCGGCCATTTCCAAACAAGCCTGTTCACCACAGAAGAACTCTCAACCCCAAGATGCATGACTCACTTGAGCTACATGATTTTGAAAAAATCACGATTTCAGGACAACCAAGAGGCCCTTTGTCATCCCAAGAACATCATTCGAATGGCATCAGAGAGACCACTGGGTCCCATCATCCAAGAAAAGACTCACCCAGAGTGCCcaacagagagctgcagatGTCCAGAGCAATTCATGCAAAAGAGCTCATACTACAGGAGAAGCTGTGGAGGGCTGaggataaaataagacaaatgaTCCAGAGGGATagtggtggtgctgctgctgctgctgcaagtGATGACCAaaagagtgaggaggagaggcaTGACAGAGGACAAGTAAAGAGCGGAAAGTCTCTGACGAAAACCAGGTTGAGAGAACCAGCGGGAGGCAGAGAAATGTTGAAACATGAAAGAAGACCAGAGGATGTTAAACAACTGAGAAAGACGCAAAATCAGACAAACAAGGAAGGCATAAGGAAGACACATGAAGAACAGGGGGCCAGATGGGGAGGCAGGGAAACAGAAGTTGTTCAGTttgaaaggaaaggaaataaagGGCCTCATGTGCACATAGTGAGCGGAGAGCTGAacagaagaaaaggagaggtAGTGAAAGCAGAACAAAATAAGACTTCTACCAACTGTGACATTTGGACAAGAGAACAAAactataaagaaagaaagacggTATATGGttcacatgatgatgatgatgatgacgaggAACTGGACAGGCACCACAAGAGTCAACAGAAAACTGTTCATAGACTGGAGGCGACAGAAAACCACAGAGGTGCTGGAAGTAAAATATCTGAGGAATCATCCCTCCCACCAGTTTCTAGTCCTTCTCATTCCAACAGAGCGCAGCAGAGGGAGCTCAGGCTCACAGATAGCACAGACGCCGGCCTTCAGCTTCTCCCTTGCAGAATCTGCAACAGAAAGTTTTCACATGAAAGATTAGAGAAGCACGTCCAAGTCTGTCAAAAGGTGAAACAATCTCACCGTCAAGTCTTCAACTCCTACATTAATAGAACCAAGGGCTCGGCCATAGAGGAGTTCTGGAAAACCCACAGCAAGACTCCAGAG gatttaaagaaaaagaaccAAAGACAGACCCACAAGGTGAACATGAGGACTTTGCATCAAGGTCGACCCCCAGCTGGCACTTCACAGTCTAAGTGGTCCAAGTAA
- the acyp1 gene encoding acylphosphatase-1, with product MSDEELISVDYEIFGRVQGVFFRKYTQAEGKKLGLVGWVQNTSAGTVQGQLQGPRGKVKEMQEWLKSTGSPKSHITKAEFMKEKTVDSLEHSSFNIVK from the exons ATGTCTGATGAAGAGCTAATTTCAGTGGATTATGAAATTTTTGGCAGAGTGCAAGGTGTATTTTTTCGGAAATACACTCAA GCAGAAGGGAAGAAGCTTGGCCTGGTTGGCTGGGTCCAAAACACAAGCGCAGGAACTGTTCAGGGGCAGCTACAGGGGCCACGCGGCAAGGTGAAAGAAATGCAAGAATGGCTGAAATCCACCGGGAGCCCCAAGTCACACATAACCAAGGCGGAGTtcatgaaagagaaaacagttgACAGCCTAGAGCACTCATCATTTAAcatagtgaaataa